One segment of Halococcus saccharolyticus DSM 5350 DNA contains the following:
- a CDS encoding Sec-independent protein translocase subunit TatA/TatB — protein MATMLGAILQIPGVPGGPEVLIILVIIVFLFGANKIPELAGALGEARGEFEQGRAEVEDELQDMQDVAQGDATSETANAANEASSGGDTVDHNPPEVNEKNTEVESN, from the coding sequence ATGGCCACGATGCTCGGAGCCATACTCCAGATACCAGGCGTCCCCGGCGGGCCGGAGGTGTTGATCATCCTCGTGATCATCGTCTTCCTGTTCGGGGCGAACAAGATCCCCGAACTCGCCGGCGCGCTCGGCGAAGCTCGTGGCGAGTTCGAGCAAGGGCGAGCAGAAGTCGAGGACGAACTTCAGGACATGCAGGACGTCGCCCAGGGCGACGCCACTTCGGAGACGGCAAACGCCGCAAACGAAGCCAGTTCGGGGGGCGATACGGTCGATCACAACCCACCGGAAGTCAACGAGAAGAACACCGAAGTCGAGAGCAACTAA